A genomic region of Fundulus heteroclitus isolate FHET01 unplaced genomic scaffold, MU-UCD_Fhet_4.1 scaffold_71, whole genome shotgun sequence contains the following coding sequences:
- the LOC105919319 gene encoding coiled-coil domain-containing protein 171 isoform X1, which translates to MQPGPVDRSGEPGCGRTAERRRTDRRTRTRSSKEETSRTPVILDSTSRQEKPAAGRGGEERKKEGGGDRGAMERSVAVRRAASVGAGGGEGTRELRWRLNLLEKEKLKLTCSHNQEVCSLQAEVARLRSSVERGEARRAELQYQLAASRRDRCALTERAAELQEALLVSQQARQEERGAAQQEVEERQRLIQNLSSEKQRLTRLLQDQEAALEESRRKTAEEQRERQQEAEVSRRRAAQLEDLEERLERSCREKELAGQRAEALESSLEAERAAHLESRHDVQVLQVRTRDLEAALAVERCGQQEAQRSLELLRSSFSELERLYSLEAERRGSAERALERLQEEFSLYKSEAAVALETERKATFDLSKRLEEEESRHGGTRTLLQQAAERQAQADEAFRDTLQRVSGLLPPAKHDGKPSPGEVLQQLEATLSANQRRLEESTQQVGVLLDASQKLQEENRLLQRLVSDQQEQAEEARRALVQLQEEAAALRLQSSDWSAQKKELQEELQREKEERNQEVQEVRKEAEARLLFLHRLHQRLLPRGILGDVSWAELCEAVTQRVEELTSDLQKAEDQVAVLQEACSRRSACVRQLQRSQQGVLARLEESVRSREEAWSRRHALAVVQLQSQLQLCRSQCDSQRDRASSLERRCSSLTSDLSRLQGLLSGSRREASASLLACALLGGALRHARRCVAALSQQKALLRRQLAERELLEQEVRRLADALGGQEEEEEEEERRRKTRRRWRKGVCAVLALQRWTALSRRTAALFQLERSGGSVAVCGDPTTASLKDENGEGAEGVCARWLRSKSLPSVVLSSMADLQGALANTASSPPDVISAARSGLSRLLDHLLDQSDPSVPRGSAEEKLIQDRQTSLKALVSGLQQHFLDFSQRLHSAEVERRSLRLEVANLKKGLQQERAELNRTVPWERFQSACEELQQALNREQEAQELIQEQSARLQALQQRADRHCSRQSATLSQTRQALSEVRQQLSRKERSLRILGKHMSGVQKERRQLEEKLQRAEEQLRENVRAFPPPSPSSRKSPPTAVM; encoded by the exons GACCCCAGTTATCTTGGACTCCACGAGTCGCCAGGAGAAGCCGGCGGCcggcagaggaggagaagagaggaagaaggagggaggaggagacagaggagcgATGGAGAGGAGTGTGGCGGTGAGGCGGGCGGCCTCGGTGGGAGCAGGAGGCGGCGAGGGGACCAGAGAGCTGAGGTGGAGGCTCAACCTGCTGGAGAAGGAGAAGCTGAAGCTGACATGCAGCCACAACCAGGAG GTGTGCTCGCTGCAGGCGGAGGTGGCCCGCCTCCGCTCCTCGGTGGAGCGCGGTGAGGCGCGGCGGGCGGAGCTGCAGTACCAGCTGGCTGCGAGCCGCAGGGACAGGTGCGCTCTGACAG AGCGAGCGGCGGAGCTGCAGGAGGCGCTGCTGGTCAGCCAGCAGGCGAGGCAGGAGGAGCGGGGAGCCGCTcagcaggaggtggaggagcgCCAGCGGCTGATCCAGAACTTGAGCTCTGAGAAGCAGAGACTGACCCGACTGCTGCAG GACCAGGAGGCGGCTCTGGAGGAGTCCAGGAGGAAGACGGCGGAGGAGCAGCGGGAGCGTCAGCAGGAGGCGGAGGTGAGCCGGCGCCGAGCCGCCCAGCTGGAGGACCTGGAGGAGAGGCTGGAGCGGAGCTGCAGGGAGAAGGAG CTGGCAGGTCAGAGGGCGGAGGCTCTGGAGTCCAGCCTGGAGGCGGAGCGAGCGGCTCACCTGGAGTCCAGACACGACGTCCAGGTCCTCCAG GTGAGGACCAGGGACCTGGAGGCGGCGCTGGCGGTGGAGCGGTGCGGCCAGCAGGAGGCGCAGCGGAGCCTGGAGCTGCTGCGATCCAGCTTCAGCGAGCTGGAGAGGCTTTACAGCCTGGAGGCGGAGAGGAGGGGGTCCGCTGAGCGCGCCCTGGAGCG GCTGCAGGAGGAGTTCAGTCTCTACAAGTCTGAGGCCGCTGTGGCCCTGGAAACCGAGAGGAAGGCGACCTTTGACCTCTCCAAgcggctggaggaggaggagagccgGCACGGCGGCACGCGGACGCTGCTGCAGCAG GCAGCTGAGCGGCAGGCGCAGGCAGACGAGGCCTTCAGGGACACCCTGCAGCGGGTCTCCGGCCTGCTGCCGCCTGCAAAGCATGATGGGAAGCCGAGTCCTGGTGaggtgctgcagcagctggaggcgACTCTGAGCGCCAACCAGCGCCGCCTGGAGGAGTCCACCCAGCAG gTCGGGGTTCTGCTGGACGCGTCCcagaagctgcaggaggagaaccGGCTTCTCCAGCGGCTGGTTTCAGATCAGCAGGAGCAAGCCGAG GAGGCCCGGCGGGCGCTGGtccagctgcaggaggaggcGGCGGCGCTGCGGCTGCAGAGCTCTGATTGGTCGGCGCAGaagaaggagctgcaggaggagctgcagcgagagaaggaggagaggaaccaggaggtccaggaggtccGGAAGGAGGCGGAG GCCCGTCTGCTCTTCCTGCACCGCCTGCACCAGCGCCTGCTGCCCCGCGGCATTCTGGGAGATGTGAGCTGGGCGGAGCTGTGTGAGGCGGTGACCCAGCGGGTGGAGGAGTTGACCTCTGACCTGCAGAAGGCCGAGGACCAG GTGGCCGTGCTGCAGGAGGCGTGCAGCAGGAGGAGCGCCTGCGTGCGTCAGCTGCAGCGCAGCCAGCAGGGCGTGCTGGCTCGCCTGGAGGAGAGCGTGAGGAGCAGGGAGGAGGCCTGGAGCCGCCGGCACGCGCTGGCTGTGGTCCAGCTGCAGAGCCAGCTGcag CTCTGTCGCTCTCAGTGCGACTCCCAGCGGGACCGCGCCTCCTCTCTGGAGCGCCGCTGCTCCTCGCTGACCTCCGACCTCTCCCGGCTGCAGGGCCTCCTGTCAGGGAGCCGGCGGGAGGCGTCGGCCTCCCTCCTGGCCTGCGCCCTGCTGGGCGGAGCGCTGAGGCACGCCCGGCGCTGCGTGGCCGCCCTGTCCCAGCAGAAGGCTCTGCTCCGCCGGCAGCTGGCCGAGAGGGAGCTGCTGGAGCAGGAGGTCAGGAGGCTGGCCGACGCCCTGGGaggccaggaggaggaggaggaggaggaggagaggaggaggaagacgaggaggaggtggaggaaggGTGTGTGTGCGGTGCTGGCTCTGCAGAGGTGGACGGCTCTGAGCAGGAGGACGGCGGCCTTGTTTCAGCTGGAGAGGAGCGGAGGCAGCGTGGCCGTCTGTGGAGACCCGACTACGGCAAGCCTGAAGG ATGAGAACGGTGAAGGCGCTGAAGGCGTTTGTGCCCGCTGGCTTCGCTCTAAAAGTCTTCCCTCCGTCGTTCTGTCCTCCATGGCCgacctgcagggggcgctagCTAACACAG CCTCGTCTCCTCCAGACGTGATCTCAGCTGCTCGCTCAGGCTTGTCCCGCCTCCTGGATCACCTCCTGGACCAATCAGATCCCAGCGTTCCCCGTGGTTCAGCTGAGGAGAAGCTCATCCAGGACAGGCAGACCAGTCTGAAG GCGCTGGTGTCCGGCCTCCAGCAGCACTTCCTGGATTTCAGCCAACGGCTGCACTCCGCCGAGGTGGAGAGGCGGAGCCTGCGGCTGGAGGTGGCCAATCTGAAGAAAGGGCTGCAGCAGGAGAGGGCGGAGCTTAACCGGACG GTGCCGTGGGAGCGCTTCCAGAGCGCctgtgaggagctgcagcaggccCTGAACAGGGAGCAGGAGGCGCAGGAGCTGAtccaggagcagtcggcccggcTGCAGGCGCTGCAGCAGCGAGCCGACAGACACTGCTCCAGACAAAGCGCCACGCTGAGCCAAACCAGACAG GCGCTGTCGGAGGTGCGGCAGCAGCTGAGTAGGAAGGAGCGCTCCCTGAGAATTCTGGGTAAGCACATGTCGGGCGTCCAGAAGGAGaggaggcagctggaggagaagctgcagagagcgGAGGAGCAGCTGAGGGAGAACGTCAG AGCTTTCCCTCCGCCGTCTCCCAGCTCCAGGAAGTCTCCGCCCACCGCGGTCATGTGA
- the LOC105919319 gene encoding coiled-coil domain-containing protein 171 isoform X2, giving the protein MQPGPVDRSGEPGCGRTAERRRTDRRTRTRSSKEETSRTPVILDSTSRQEKPAAGRGGEERKKEGGGDRGAMERSVAVRRAASVGAGGGEGTRELRWRLNLLEKEKLKLTCSHNQEVCSLQAEVARLRSSVERGEARRAELQYQLAASRRDRCALTERAAELQEALLVSQQARQEERGAAQQEVEERQRLIQNLSSEKQRLTRLLQDQEAALEESRRKTAEEQRERQQEAEVSRRRAAQLEDLEERLERSCREKELAGQRAEALESSLEAERAAHLESRHDVQVLQVRTRDLEAALAVERCGQQEAQRSLELLRSSFSELERLYSLEAERRGSAERALERLQEEFSLYKSEAAVALETERKATFDLSKRLEEEESRHGGTRTLLQQAAERQAQADEAFRDTLQRVSGLLPPAKHDGKPSPGEVLQQLEATLSANQRRLEESTQQVGVLLDASQKLQEENRLLQRLVSDQQEQAEEARRALVQLQEEAAALRLQSSDWSAQKKELQEELQREKEERNQEVQEVRKEAEARLLFLHRLHQRLLPRGILGDVSWAELCEAVTQRVEELTSDLQKAEDQVAVLQEACSRRSACVRQLQRSQQGVLARLEESVRSREEAWSRRHALAVVQLQSQLQLCRSQCDSQRDRASSLERRCSSLTSDLSRLQGLLSGSRREASASLLACALLGGALRHARRCVAALSQQKALLRRQLAERELLEQEVRRLADALGGQEEEEEEEERRRKTRRRWRKGVCAVLALQRWTALSRRTAALFQLERSGGSVAVCGDPTTASLKDENGEGAEGVCARWLRSKSLPSVVLSSMADLQGALANTASSPPDVISAARSGLSRLLDHLLDQSDPSVPRGSAEEKLIQDRQTSLKALVSGLQQHFLDFSQRLHSAEVERRSLRLEVANLKKGLQQERAELNRTALSEVRQQLSRKERSLRILGKHMSGVQKERRQLEEKLQRAEEQLRENVRAFPPPSPSSRKSPPTAVM; this is encoded by the exons GACCCCAGTTATCTTGGACTCCACGAGTCGCCAGGAGAAGCCGGCGGCcggcagaggaggagaagagaggaagaaggagggaggaggagacagaggagcgATGGAGAGGAGTGTGGCGGTGAGGCGGGCGGCCTCGGTGGGAGCAGGAGGCGGCGAGGGGACCAGAGAGCTGAGGTGGAGGCTCAACCTGCTGGAGAAGGAGAAGCTGAAGCTGACATGCAGCCACAACCAGGAG GTGTGCTCGCTGCAGGCGGAGGTGGCCCGCCTCCGCTCCTCGGTGGAGCGCGGTGAGGCGCGGCGGGCGGAGCTGCAGTACCAGCTGGCTGCGAGCCGCAGGGACAGGTGCGCTCTGACAG AGCGAGCGGCGGAGCTGCAGGAGGCGCTGCTGGTCAGCCAGCAGGCGAGGCAGGAGGAGCGGGGAGCCGCTcagcaggaggtggaggagcgCCAGCGGCTGATCCAGAACTTGAGCTCTGAGAAGCAGAGACTGACCCGACTGCTGCAG GACCAGGAGGCGGCTCTGGAGGAGTCCAGGAGGAAGACGGCGGAGGAGCAGCGGGAGCGTCAGCAGGAGGCGGAGGTGAGCCGGCGCCGAGCCGCCCAGCTGGAGGACCTGGAGGAGAGGCTGGAGCGGAGCTGCAGGGAGAAGGAG CTGGCAGGTCAGAGGGCGGAGGCTCTGGAGTCCAGCCTGGAGGCGGAGCGAGCGGCTCACCTGGAGTCCAGACACGACGTCCAGGTCCTCCAG GTGAGGACCAGGGACCTGGAGGCGGCGCTGGCGGTGGAGCGGTGCGGCCAGCAGGAGGCGCAGCGGAGCCTGGAGCTGCTGCGATCCAGCTTCAGCGAGCTGGAGAGGCTTTACAGCCTGGAGGCGGAGAGGAGGGGGTCCGCTGAGCGCGCCCTGGAGCG GCTGCAGGAGGAGTTCAGTCTCTACAAGTCTGAGGCCGCTGTGGCCCTGGAAACCGAGAGGAAGGCGACCTTTGACCTCTCCAAgcggctggaggaggaggagagccgGCACGGCGGCACGCGGACGCTGCTGCAGCAG GCAGCTGAGCGGCAGGCGCAGGCAGACGAGGCCTTCAGGGACACCCTGCAGCGGGTCTCCGGCCTGCTGCCGCCTGCAAAGCATGATGGGAAGCCGAGTCCTGGTGaggtgctgcagcagctggaggcgACTCTGAGCGCCAACCAGCGCCGCCTGGAGGAGTCCACCCAGCAG gTCGGGGTTCTGCTGGACGCGTCCcagaagctgcaggaggagaaccGGCTTCTCCAGCGGCTGGTTTCAGATCAGCAGGAGCAAGCCGAG GAGGCCCGGCGGGCGCTGGtccagctgcaggaggaggcGGCGGCGCTGCGGCTGCAGAGCTCTGATTGGTCGGCGCAGaagaaggagctgcaggaggagctgcagcgagagaaggaggagaggaaccaggaggtccaggaggtccGGAAGGAGGCGGAG GCCCGTCTGCTCTTCCTGCACCGCCTGCACCAGCGCCTGCTGCCCCGCGGCATTCTGGGAGATGTGAGCTGGGCGGAGCTGTGTGAGGCGGTGACCCAGCGGGTGGAGGAGTTGACCTCTGACCTGCAGAAGGCCGAGGACCAG GTGGCCGTGCTGCAGGAGGCGTGCAGCAGGAGGAGCGCCTGCGTGCGTCAGCTGCAGCGCAGCCAGCAGGGCGTGCTGGCTCGCCTGGAGGAGAGCGTGAGGAGCAGGGAGGAGGCCTGGAGCCGCCGGCACGCGCTGGCTGTGGTCCAGCTGCAGAGCCAGCTGcag CTCTGTCGCTCTCAGTGCGACTCCCAGCGGGACCGCGCCTCCTCTCTGGAGCGCCGCTGCTCCTCGCTGACCTCCGACCTCTCCCGGCTGCAGGGCCTCCTGTCAGGGAGCCGGCGGGAGGCGTCGGCCTCCCTCCTGGCCTGCGCCCTGCTGGGCGGAGCGCTGAGGCACGCCCGGCGCTGCGTGGCCGCCCTGTCCCAGCAGAAGGCTCTGCTCCGCCGGCAGCTGGCCGAGAGGGAGCTGCTGGAGCAGGAGGTCAGGAGGCTGGCCGACGCCCTGGGaggccaggaggaggaggaggaggaggaggagaggaggaggaagacgaggaggaggtggaggaaggGTGTGTGTGCGGTGCTGGCTCTGCAGAGGTGGACGGCTCTGAGCAGGAGGACGGCGGCCTTGTTTCAGCTGGAGAGGAGCGGAGGCAGCGTGGCCGTCTGTGGAGACCCGACTACGGCAAGCCTGAAGG ATGAGAACGGTGAAGGCGCTGAAGGCGTTTGTGCCCGCTGGCTTCGCTCTAAAAGTCTTCCCTCCGTCGTTCTGTCCTCCATGGCCgacctgcagggggcgctagCTAACACAG CCTCGTCTCCTCCAGACGTGATCTCAGCTGCTCGCTCAGGCTTGTCCCGCCTCCTGGATCACCTCCTGGACCAATCAGATCCCAGCGTTCCCCGTGGTTCAGCTGAGGAGAAGCTCATCCAGGACAGGCAGACCAGTCTGAAG GCGCTGGTGTCCGGCCTCCAGCAGCACTTCCTGGATTTCAGCCAACGGCTGCACTCCGCCGAGGTGGAGAGGCGGAGCCTGCGGCTGGAGGTGGCCAATCTGAAGAAAGGGCTGCAGCAGGAGAGGGCGGAGCTTAACCGGACG GCGCTGTCGGAGGTGCGGCAGCAGCTGAGTAGGAAGGAGCGCTCCCTGAGAATTCTGGGTAAGCACATGTCGGGCGTCCAGAAGGAGaggaggcagctggaggagaagctgcagagagcgGAGGAGCAGCTGAGGGAGAACGTCAG AGCTTTCCCTCCGCCGTCTCCCAGCTCCAGGAAGTCTCCGCCCACCGCGGTCATGTGA